A genomic region of Camelus ferus isolate YT-003-E chromosome 35, BCGSAC_Cfer_1.0, whole genome shotgun sequence contains the following coding sequences:
- the LOC102519101 gene encoding RAC-gamma serine/threonine-protein kinase-like, producing the protein MSDVTIVKEGWVQKRGKYIKTWRPRYFLLKTDGSFIGYKEKPQHGDLPDPLNNFSVAKCQLMKTERPKPNTFIIRFLQATTVIERTFQVDTPEEREEWAEAIQAVADRLQRQEEERVSSQNDNIGEEEMGASATHHKRKTMNDFDYLKLLGKGTFGRVILVLEKASGKYCAMKILKKEFIIAKDLVAQTLTESRVLKDIRHPFLTALKYSFQTKDRLCFVMEYLSGGDLFFHLSRERVFSEDHTHFYGAETVSAFDYLHSRKIVHRDLKLENLMLDKDGHIKITDFGFCKEGITDAATMSTICGTPEYMAPEVLKDNDYGRAVDWWGLGVVMYEMMCGEVPFYNEDHEKLFDLIVMEDVKFPQTLSLDAKSLLSGLLIKDPNKRLGGGPDDGKEIMRHSFFSGVNWQDVYDKKLVPPFKPQVTSEADTRYFDEEFTAQNITITPPEKYDEDGMDCTDSERQPQFPQFSYSASGPE; encoded by the coding sequence ATGAGCGATGTTACCATTGTGAAAGAAGGTTGGGTTCAGAAGAggggaaaatacataaaaacctGGAGGCCAAGGTATTTCCTTTTGAAGACAGATGGCTCATTCATAGGCTATAAAGAGAAACCCCAACATGGGGATTTACCTGATCCCCTCAACaacttttcagtggcaaaatgcCAGTTAATGAAAACAGAACGACCGAAACCAAACACATTTATTATCAGATTTCTCCAGGCGACCACTGTTATAGAGAGAACATTTCAAGTAGATACtccagaggaaagggaagaatggGCAGAAGCTATTCAGGCTGTAGCAGACAGACTTCAGaggcaagaagaagagagagtgaGTTCACAAAATGATAATATAGGGGAGGAAGAGATGGGTGCTTCTGCAACTCACCATAAAAGAAAGACAATGAATGATTTTGACTATTTGAAACTGCTAGGTAAAGGCACTTTTGGGAGAGTTATTTTGGTTCTAGAGAAGGCAAGTGGGAAATACTGTGCTATGAAGATTCTGAAGAAAGAATTTATAATTGCCAAGGATCTAGTGGCACAAACTTTAACTGAAAGCAGAGTATTAAAGGACATTAGACATCCCTTTTTAACAGCCTTGAAATACTCCTTCCAGACAAAAGACCGTTTGTGTTTTGTGATGGAATATCTTAGTGGAGGAGACCTGTTTTTCCATTTGTCGAGAGAGCGGGTGTTCTCTGAGGACCACACACATTTCTATGGTGCAGAAACTGTCTCTGCCTTTGACTATCTGCATTCCAGAAAGATTGTGCACCGTGACCTCAAGTTGGAGAATTTGATGCTGGATAAAGATGGCCAcataaaaattacagattttgGATTTTGCAAAGAAGGGATCACAGATGCAGCCACCATGAGTACAATCTGTGGTACACCAGAATACATGGCACCAGAGGTGTTAAAAGATAATGACTATGGCCGAGCTGTGGATTGGTGGGGCCTTGGGGTTGTTATGTATGAAATGATGTGTGGGGAGGTGCCTTTCTACAACGAGGATCATGAGAAACTTTTTGACCTAATTGTAATGGAAGACGTTAAATTTCCTCAAACACTCTCTTTAGATGCAAAATCATTGCTTTCAGGGCTCTTGATAAAGGATCCAAATAAACGCCTTGGTGGAGGACCAGatgatggaaaagaaattatgagacacagtttcttttctggaGTAAACTGGCAAGATGTATATGATAAAAAGTTGGTACCTCCTTTTAAACCTCAAGTAACATCAGAGGCAGACACCAGATATTTTGATGAAGAATTTACAGCCCAGAATATTACAATAACACCACCTGAAAAATATGATGAGGACGGCATGGACTGCACAGACAGTGAGAGACAGCCGCAATTCCCTCAGTTTTCCTACTCTGCAAGTGGCCCTGAATAG
- the LOC102513117 gene encoding LOW QUALITY PROTEIN: BTB/POZ domain-containing protein KCTD1 (The sequence of the model RefSeq protein was modified relative to this genomic sequence to represent the inferred CDS: inserted 2 bases in 2 codons), with amino-acid sequence MSRPLITRSPASPLNNQGIPTPAQLTKSNAPVHIDVGGHMFTSSLATLTKYPESRIGRLFDGTEPIVLDSLKQHYFIDRDGQMFRYSLNFLRTSKLIPDDFKGYTLLYEEAKYFQLQLMLLEMETWKQDRETGRFSRPCECLVVHVVPDLGERITLSGDKFLIXKVFPEIGDVMCNSVNAGWNRDSTHVIRFPLNGYCHLNSVQVLERLQQRGFEIVGSCRGGVNSSRFSEYVLWQKLRRXPRGPSVIRIKQEPLD; translated from the exons ATGTCAAGACCGCTGATCACTAGATCGCCTGCTTCTCCGCTGAACAACCAAGGCATTCCTACTCCAGCACAGCTCACAAAGTCCAATGCGCCCGTCCACATTGACGTGGGTGGCCACATGTTTACCAGCAGCCTGGCCACCCTCACCAAATACCCTGAATCAAGAATCGGAAGGCTTTTTGATGGTACAGAGCCCATTGTTTTGGACAGTCTCAAACAGCACTATTTCATTGACAGAGACGGACAGATGTTCAGATATAGCTTGAATTTTCTACGAACATCAAAACTCATTCCTGACGATTTCAAG GGTTACACTTTGTTATATGAAGAGGCAAAATACTTCCAGCTTCAGCTCATGTTGTTGGAGATGGAAACATGGAAGCAGGACAGAGAAACTGGCCGCTTCTCAAGGCCCTGTGAGTGCCTAGTGGTGCATGTTGTCCCAGACCTCGGAGAAAGGATCACACTCAGCGGCGACAAGTTCTTGA AAAAAGTGTTTCCAGAGATCGGTGATGTCATGTGTAACTCCGTCAACGCAGGTTGGAACCGTGACTCGACGCACGTCATCAGGTTTCCACTAAACGGCTACTGTCACCTCAACTCAGTCCAGGTCCTCGAGAGGTTGCAGCAAAGAGGATTTGAAATCGTGGGCTCCTGCAGGGGAGGAGTGAACTCATCTCGGTTCAGCGAATACGTCCTGTGGCAGAAACTGAGGC ATCCCCGTGGACCCTCTGTCATCCGGATAAAGCAAGAGCCTCTGGACTAA